GCAGCCCTGCTCCGGAACTGAAAAAAGCGACCTTTCCAGGTCGCTTTTTTTGTGTCTGTCCGTGAAACAATTTCCTAAAGTCTTGCGCAGGTTTGCAAACGAGGATTTGTTGAATGGGCATCCTTGTTCTTGTGAACATCAGGCAATTACCTTAAGTGCATTGCCAAACCCGATAAAACCCGCTTTTCGGCATAAAAAGTATTCTAAGCGTGGAGAGCCCGCTCAATAGAATCGAAAGAGTCCCTGTTATATCGAGAGTTTCAGGGGGACTGTTTATACAAACAGGAATCTTCGATTGAAGTATTGATTGAGGTGTTGTCATGCAAAAATCTTCGTCGTCTACGCCAGAAAAATATCTCACAGAGCTGATACCTCTTGCCTGTGCCGGCGATCTGTCGGCAAGTGGAACCGCAACATCGGGTTATTACCGCAGTGTTGCCGCTGCCGACAAGGCCTCCCGGGAGATGCATCGACTGCTGGTGGCTGCCATGCTATTTGTGGGCGTTCTCGTTGGCAGCCTGTGGCCGAGCTTGGGGAATGCGTATACGGGAACCAACTGGTTCGATGACGACGCAGCGATGCATTCGTCCGGTTCACCGTCGATCCGGATCAACCTTAGTGAACAGAAGGCGTACTTCTATAAAGGTAGCCGTCTCGTTGGCGTGTCTAACGTATCGTCGGGAAAGGCCGGCTTTCGAACCAGTGCGGGCCACTTCCGGGTACTGGCCAAGCGTCCCAACCACCGCTCCACCATTTACGGCAGCTATGTAGACCGCAGTACCGGAAGGGTGGTGAAGGCAGACGTGGATACCCGCAAGCATCGCCGTCCTCCGGGCACCTACTACCGCGGCGCGAAAATGAATCACTATATCCGCTTTAATGGTGGTATCGGACTGCACGCATCGGGGCATGTTCCGCGCTACCCCGCGTCCCACGGGTGTGTGCGTATGCCGCCGCATATGGCGCAAAAGTTCTTCCAATATGCCCGCGTCGGAATGCCTGTTCGCGTGAGTTATTGAAGCAGGCCTCCAGCAGGAGTGAAGGGATGTAGTGATTGTGCGGATATTTTCCGTTGCAGCACGTGCAAATGCCGGGATTATCCATCAGGGTAATACCCGGCATTTTTATAGGTGCGCTGTGTTGCCTATCTGCAAGCGCTATGATGGCAGCCACCTATATATGCACTGATTTTTACTCCAAGGAGGCGATCCATGAGCCAGCGTATTTCCACCCCGGACCTGTGCGATGAATACCCGGACCTGATACAGGTGCTGGAACCCATGTTCATTAACTACGGCGGTAAAGAGCAATTTGGGGGAGAGATCGTCACCATCAAATGCTTTGAAGACAATTCACTGGTGCGGGAACAGGTGGCTAAGGCGGGCAGGGGCAAAGTGCTGGTGGTGGATGCGGGCGGCTCCATGCGGCGCGCGTGTCTCGGTGATCTGCTGGCTGAAAAGGCCTGCGTCAATGGGTGGGAGGGGATCCTGATGTACGGGTGTATCCGCGATGTGGATGCCATTTCTGAGCTAGAGTTAGGAGTACAGGCGCTGGGAAGCCACCCTATGAAAACCGATAAAAAAGGTATCGGCGAACTTAACGTTGCGGTGACTTTTGGCGGCGTCACCTTTAAACCGGGAGAGTATGTGTACGCTGATAATAACGGTGTGATAGTTTCTCCCCAATCACTTATAGAAATTGGAAATATCTGAGCCTGCCTTATTTGCGCTGATCCTGCTGTCTGCGCTTGCTCACGCCGTATGGAATGCGGTTGTCAAACACAGCGAAGAAGGATTTCTACAACTGGCGATGATTCGCAGTGTCGGCCTGCTTGTGGGTGCGGCACTGGCTACCCAGTTGCCGCTGCCGGGAGAGAATGCGCTGGGGTTTCTGCTCGGCGGGGCCTTCTTTCAATACCTGTATTTCTACCTGCTTTCCCGTTCCTATCTAGCGCTGGATTATGGCACCGCATACCCCATGGCACGCGGGGTAACCCCGCTTATGGTTGCTACCGCCGCGCTTCTATTTCTGGATGAGTCTCTGCAGCCATTGCAGTTGACCGGTATTTTGCTGGTTACTTGCGGTATTTTTGCCCTGATCATGAAGGAGCTTCGCGTCAGCGGGAAAGGAATTTTCTATTCCCTGGGTACGGGTATTGCCATTACCGGGTACACCACATTGGGGGCTGCTGGCGTGCGCACCGTAGAGAATCCCCTTAGTTATGTGGCCTGGCTCGAAATCCTGTCTGGTGGCGGCATCATACTCACGGTTCTGCTCACCCGGCCGCTGATCGGGTTCGCCTTTGCTCGCACCCACTTTGTCCGTAGCTCGGTTTCCGGGGTACTGGCGACCTGCGGCTTTGGCATCGCACTGTGGGCCACCTCCGTAATGCCGGTGGCGGCAGTTGCCGCCACCCGTGAAGTCAGTATTCTGTTTGCCGCGGTAATATCCGTGGTGCTGCTGAATGAACGCTTCTCCGCGCACAGGGTATTTGCCGCGTTGATAATTTTTACTGGCATTGGCACTCTGGCACTTGCCTGATCGGCGTTTTGCCTATAGTTGCAGGCTAACGTCTAGTTGCAGGCTAAAGTCGCCGGTAAATCACCATTCCTCACTGCGTGTCTACAGCGACGCCGCTGCTGTCGGCCAACAAATTTCTCAAACAAGGATAAGTAATGAGTACCCTGCGCCAGAAGTGGATCACTACCCCCCTGTTGAAATGGATCAAAAAGGTCTTGCCGCCAATCTCGGATACCGAACGGGAGGCGATGGAGGCGGGAGAGGTATGGTGGGACGCACAACTCCTTTCGGGTAAGCCAGACTGGGAACAGTTACTGAATATGGGGCCACCTGAACTGAGCGAGGCAGAACAGGCTTTTCTTAACGGGCCGGTAGAGGAACTCTGCCGTATGCTCGACGACTGGCAGATCTCCTACGAAGACCACGATATATCCCCTGAAATCTGGGACTTCCTCAAGAAAAACCGCTTTTTCGGTATTATTATTCCCGAGCAATTTGGCGGCCTCGGCTTCTCCCCCTCGGCACATGCGCAAATCGTCACCAAGATTTCCACCCGCAGCACCACGGTCGGCGTCACTGTCATGGTGCCCAATTCTCTCGGCCCGGGAGAATTGCTGATGGCACATGGCACCGAAGCGCAAAAGAACTACTACCTGCCGCGACTGGCTGATGGACAGGAAATCCCCTGTTTTGGTCTCACCAGTCCGGAGGCCGGGTCCGATGCCGCTTCAATGGTCGACCATGGAGTGGTCTGCTACGAGGAGTATCAGGGCGAAAAGACCCTGGGTATGCGGGTGAACTGGCACAAACGCTATATCACCCTGGGGCCAGTGGCGACCATTCTCGGACTGGCCTTCAAGCTGTATGACCCGGAACACATTCTTGGTGATCAGGAGGAACTGGGCATCACCGTTGCTCTGGTGCCGACAGACACCCCCGGAGTAACCATTGGGCAGCGGCATATCCCCGCGTTGCAGGCGTTTATGAACGGTCCCAACTGGGGCAAGGACGTCTTTCTTCCCATGGACTGGATTATCGGCGGTCAGGAGAACATTGGCCGCGGCTGGCATATGTTGATGAGCGCGCTGGCTGCCGGGCGGGGCATCTCGCTGCCGTCGCTGTCTACTGGCGGGGCCAAACTCGCCGCGCGTACCACCGGTGCCTACGCCCACGTTCGCGAGCAGTTCGGGATTCCCATCGGCAAGTTCGAAGGCGTACAGCGTCGTCTTGCAGAAATTGCCGGTATTGCCTATGTACTGGATTCCGCCCACAAAACCACCACCCGCGCGCTGGATCAGGGGCGCAAGCCGGCCGTCATTTCTGCGATTATGAAGGCACATGCCACCAATGGACTGCGCCAGGCGATCAACGATGCCATGGACATTCATGCGGGCAAGGCGGTCATCGATGGCCCGAGTAATTATCTGGGGAATGTGTACCGTGCTGTGCCGGTCGCTATTACGGTGGAAGGGGCCAATATCCTGACCCGCAGCCTGATGATCTTCGGGCAGGGCGCCATCCGTTGTCATCCCTATCTGTTGCAGGAAATGGAGGCCGCCACCAACCCGGATCATGATGCCGGGGTGCAAGAGCTGGATGCATTGCTGCCGAAACATTTCCTGTTCCAGGTTAAAACTTTCGCCCGCGCGGTGTTCCACGGCTGGACCGGTGGGCTTTTTGCCAGCAGCCCGAAAGGCGTCGGCGATGCGACCAAGTACTATCGGCAGATGAACCGCTACTCGGCGGTACTGACGCTGGTGACCGAAATCTCACTGATGTCGCTGGGCGGTGAGCTCAAGCGCAAGGAAATGATTTCTGCACGGCTCGGAGATGTATTGAGCGAACTCTACCTGATGAGCTGCACACTGAAGCGATTCAAGGACGACGGAAGCCCGAGGACAGATCGACCACTGCTGGAATTTGCCATGCGCTCCGGCTTTCACAATATTGAAGTGAGCCTGATTGAGGTCTTCCACAATTTCCCCCTGCGCTTTGTCGGACAGTTGATGCAGTTCCTGACCATGCCCTGGGGACACAGTATCCGCGCAGCTTCCGACCGTCAGGCACAGGCCTGCGCCAACCTGATAATGGAACCCTCGGAAACCCGCGACCGTTTGACTGCCGGTGTATTCCCCGGTGTTACCGGTGACGGTATCGATATCGTCGAGAAGGCGTTTCTGAGCAGCCACGAAACGGCGGCTATTCGTGAAAAGATGAAGAAGGGCGGATTGCGTGCCTTGCGGCCGGATACCATCGACAAAGCCGTGGCCGATAAGCTGATTACCGAGGAGGAGGGCGCGCAGATCAAAGTAACCTTCGATGCAGTAGACAAGGCGATCCAGGTCGACCACTTCGAATCATTGTCCAAATCCGCCTGATCGGGTGGTGTT
This is a stretch of genomic DNA from Microbulbifer bruguierae. It encodes these proteins:
- a CDS encoding L,D-transpeptidase — protein: MQKSSSSTPEKYLTELIPLACAGDLSASGTATSGYYRSVAAADKASREMHRLLVAAMLFVGVLVGSLWPSLGNAYTGTNWFDDDAAMHSSGSPSIRINLSEQKAYFYKGSRLVGVSNVSSGKAGFRTSAGHFRVLAKRPNHRSTIYGSYVDRSTGRVVKADVDTRKHRRPPGTYYRGAKMNHYIRFNGGIGLHASGHVPRYPASHGCVRMPPHMAQKFFQYARVGMPVRVSY
- the rraA gene encoding ribonuclease E activity regulator RraA; the protein is MSQRISTPDLCDEYPDLIQVLEPMFINYGGKEQFGGEIVTIKCFEDNSLVREQVAKAGRGKVLVVDAGGSMRRACLGDLLAEKACVNGWEGILMYGCIRDVDAISELELGVQALGSHPMKTDKKGIGELNVAVTFGGVTFKPGEYVYADNNGVIVSPQSLIEIGNI
- a CDS encoding DMT family transporter, which translates into the protein MEISEPALFALILLSALAHAVWNAVVKHSEEGFLQLAMIRSVGLLVGAALATQLPLPGENALGFLLGGAFFQYLYFYLLSRSYLALDYGTAYPMARGVTPLMVATAALLFLDESLQPLQLTGILLVTCGIFALIMKELRVSGKGIFYSLGTGIAITGYTTLGAAGVRTVENPLSYVAWLEILSGGGIILTVLLTRPLIGFAFARTHFVRSSVSGVLATCGFGIALWATSVMPVAAVAATREVSILFAAVISVVLLNERFSAHRVFAALIIFTGIGTLALA
- a CDS encoding acyl-CoA dehydrogenase, encoding MSTLRQKWITTPLLKWIKKVLPPISDTEREAMEAGEVWWDAQLLSGKPDWEQLLNMGPPELSEAEQAFLNGPVEELCRMLDDWQISYEDHDISPEIWDFLKKNRFFGIIIPEQFGGLGFSPSAHAQIVTKISTRSTTVGVTVMVPNSLGPGELLMAHGTEAQKNYYLPRLADGQEIPCFGLTSPEAGSDAASMVDHGVVCYEEYQGEKTLGMRVNWHKRYITLGPVATILGLAFKLYDPEHILGDQEELGITVALVPTDTPGVTIGQRHIPALQAFMNGPNWGKDVFLPMDWIIGGQENIGRGWHMLMSALAAGRGISLPSLSTGGAKLAARTTGAYAHVREQFGIPIGKFEGVQRRLAEIAGIAYVLDSAHKTTTRALDQGRKPAVISAIMKAHATNGLRQAINDAMDIHAGKAVIDGPSNYLGNVYRAVPVAITVEGANILTRSLMIFGQGAIRCHPYLLQEMEAATNPDHDAGVQELDALLPKHFLFQVKTFARAVFHGWTGGLFASSPKGVGDATKYYRQMNRYSAVLTLVTEISLMSLGGELKRKEMISARLGDVLSELYLMSCTLKRFKDDGSPRTDRPLLEFAMRSGFHNIEVSLIEVFHNFPLRFVGQLMQFLTMPWGHSIRAASDRQAQACANLIMEPSETRDRLTAGVFPGVTGDGIDIVEKAFLSSHETAAIREKMKKGGLRALRPDTIDKAVADKLITEEEGAQIKVTFDAVDKAIQVDHFESLSKSA